The following are encoded in a window of Ranitomeya variabilis isolate aRanVar5 chromosome 6, aRanVar5.hap1, whole genome shotgun sequence genomic DNA:
- the DLX6 gene encoding homeobox protein DLX-6, whose amino-acid sequence MMTMTTMAEGLEAQDSSKSAFMEFGQQQSAHSQQSSPGMAAGHYPLHCLHSGAHPHHHHHHQHDSASYPGSNSQYNRSLAAAAAYPYMGQHSPYLQSYNNSSSSSSTATQNRSEEPVDQQKTTVIENGEIRFNGKGKKIRKPRTIYSSVQLQALNHRFQQTQYLALPERAELAAVLGLTQTQVKIWFQNKRSKYKKLLKQGGNPLESEPIPVSAALSPRSPSIPPVWDVSGSAKGVNMATNSYMPGYSHWYSSPHQDTMQRSQMM is encoded by the exons ATGATGACCATGACTACGATGGCTGAAGGCTTGGAAGCTCAGGACTCCTCCAAGTCTGCCTTTATGGAGTTCGGTCAGCAGCAGAGCGCCCACTCCCAGCAGAGCTCCCCGGGCATGGCTGCCGGCCACTACCCCCTGCACTGCCTGCACTCCGGCGCCcacccgcaccaccaccaccaccaccagcacgacAGCGCGTCCTACCCGGGCAGCAACTCGCAGTACAACCGCTCCCTGGCGGCGGCGGCAGCCTACCCGTACATGGGCCAGCACAGCCCCTACCTGCAGTCCTACAACAACAGCAGCAGCTCCAGCAGCACCGCCACCCAGAACCGCAGCGAGGAACCAG TTGATCAACAGAAAACAACAGTCATTGAAAATGGGGAAATCAGGTTTAATGGCAAAGGAAAAAAGATAAGGAAACCTCGGACAATATACTCCAGTGTTCAGCTTCAGGCTCTAAATCATCGATTTCAGCAAACACAATACCTGGCACTTCCAGAGAGGGCAGAGCTGGCTGCTGTTTTGGGCCTAACACAGACACAG GTAAAGATCTGGTTCCAGAACAAGCGCTCCAAGTACAAGAAGCTGCTGAAACAAGGCGGCAACCCCCTGGAGAGCGAGCCCATCCCCGTGTCCGCCGCCCTCTCCCCCCGGTCCCCGTCCATCCCCCCTGTCTGGGACGTTTCGGGCTCTGCTAAAGGTGTGAACATGGCCACAAACAGCTACATGCCCGGCTATTCCCACTGGTACTCCTCCCCACACCAGGACACAATGCAGAGGTCGCAGATGATGTGA